A segment of the Bacteroidales bacterium WCE2008 genome:
GAGACCCTCAGAAGGCTGTGCTCATGCTGATCGCAGACAAGCTGCCGGAGCTCGTCAAGACTCAGGTCGAGGCTGTCAAGGGCATCAACATCGACAAGGTTACCGTCTGGGATACCGGCAACGGAGCCGACGGCAAAACCGCTACTTCGAACTTTATTTCAGGTATGATGAAGTCCGTACCTCCGCTTGACGACCTGTTCAAGATGGCCGGAATGAACCTGCCTAATTATCTCAAGGGCGCTGAAAAACCAGCCGAAGAAGATAAAAAAGAAGAAAACGAATAAAATATGCCGATAATAGTCAACATAGATGTGATGCTGGCGAGGCGTAAAATGCATTCAGGGGAGCTCGCCGAGAAAATAGGTATCTCGGCGGCTAACCTTTCAATTCTTAAGACCGGAAAGGCTAAAGCCATACGGTTCAGTACTTTAGAATCAATATGCAATGCCCTCGACTGCCAGCCAGGGGATATTTTGGAATACGCAAGCGACTCTTAAAAAATGAAATTGACGCTTATTCAGGCGGATCAGGTCTGGAAGGATCCGGCCGCCAACAGGGACCGTGTAAGACAACTGGTGATGAGCCAGGAAGATACGGATCTCATTATACTCCCCGAAATGTTTGCAACCGGTTTCGTAACTGAGCCGGAGGGTGTCGCCGAAAGCGACGACAGCGAAAGCCTGAAGCTTATGAAGGAGCTTGCGGCCGCGCGCAACTGCGCGATAGCCGGCAGTCTCGCCATAAGGGAACAGGCCTCTGGCGCATATAGAAACAGGTTTTACTTCGTAAAGCCGGACGGATCCGTGCGATACTACGACAAACACCATCTCTTCACCCACAGCGGAGAGCATCTTCGCTATTCCCCGGGCGAAGAACGGGTCGTAGTCGAATACAAGGGCGTAAGGATCCTGCTGCAGGTCTGCTACGACCTGCGGTTCCCGGTATTCGCCCGCAACAAGGCTGTCGGCGCAGGTGCCGATTATGACCTTATAATATACGTTGCGAGCTGGCCGGAGCAACGGATTGCGGCCTGGGATGCCCTTCTGAAAGCCCGTGCAATAGAGAACCAGTGCTACGTAGCAGGTGTAAACAGGGTCGGAGAAGACCCCGGAAACAAATATTCCGGACATTCTACTTTTATAGATCCGTACGGCAAAATACTTTCAATCTGTAAGGAAAATGAAGTGGATTCAAAGACTTGTGAAATAGACCTGCCACTTCTGGTTTCTTTTAGAAACACCTTCCCAGTGCTTCAAGACGCTGATTTACATTAAAATATTGCATAAAATACTTGCATTTCAGAAAAAAGAAAACTACTTTTGTCCCAGTTAGAAAATGTAAGAGCATTATGCAACTTTCGTCTACTATTATTATTAGCGTCCTTATCGTCCTCGTCCTTAGACCGCGCGGACTGGGAAGGCGTTGACGAAGATGCAACTAAGATATTAACCCTTCTCAGTCCGAACGCTGGGGAGGGTTTTTTATAAAACGAACGACAAATAAAAGACATGAAACACCCCTTCAGAAGCTCCGTTACATTTGATGGCCGGAGAATGGCTGGCGCCCGCGCTCTCTGGATCGCGGCCGGCATGAAAAAGGAACAGGTCGGAAAACCGGTGATCGCAGTGGTCAACTCCTTCACCCAATTCGTCCCGGGCCACACGCACCTTCACGAGGTGGGTCAGCTCGTCAAGGAGGAAATCGCTAAACTTGGATGCTATGCCGCAGAATTCAACACGATTGCCGTCGACGACGGTATCGCAATGGGCCACGACGGCATGCTCTACTCTCTTCCTTCGAGGGACATCATCGCAGACAGCGTCGAGTATATGGTCAATGCCCATAAGGCCGACGCGATGGTCTGTATAAGCAATTGCGACAAGATAACTCCGGGCATGCTGATGGCTGCCATGAGACTGAACATCCCCACTGTCTTCGTCTCCGGAGGTCCGATGGAAGCGGGAGTCCGCGGTCCGGAAAGGCTCGACCTGATCGATGCAATGGTCAAGTCGGCCGACACTTCTCTCAGCGATGAGGAAGTCGCCGAAATCGAGGCCTGCGCCTGCCCCGGATGCGGTTGCTGCTCCGGCATGTTCACGGCCAATTCGATGAACTGCCTTACCGAGGCAATAGGTCTCTCGCTGCCGGGCAACGGCACTGTCGTAGCGACCCACGCCAACCGCAAGGAACTGTTCCGCAAAGCTGCCAGGCTTATCGTGGAGAATGCTTACAAGTATTACCGCGACGGAGATGAAAGCGTGCTGCCGAGATCGATCGCAAGCCGTCAGGCCTTCCTCAATGCCATGTGCCTGGATATCGCGATGGGCGGCTCGACCAATACGGTCCTGCACCTTCTGGCAGTCGCCGACGAGGCCGGAGCGGACTTCAAAATGGGGGATATAGACATGCTTTCCCGCAAGGTGCCTTGCCTTTGCAAGGTCGCCCCGAACACGAACAAGTTCCATGTCCAGGACGTAAACCGCGCAGGAGGAGTGCTCGCCATAATGAATGAACTCGCAAAGGGAGGTCTCGTCGACACATCCCTGCGCAGAGTCGACGGACTGAGCCTCGCTGAAGCTATCGACAGCTATTGCGTCCTCAGCTCCAACCAGACCGACGAAGCAAAGAAAATCTATCTTAGCGGCCCGGGCAATAAGTTCAGCACCAGTATGGGCTCCCAGGAATCCTATTACGACAGTTTCGACACCGACAGGGCGACAGGATGTATCCGTGATCTCAGTCACGCCTATTCCAAGGACGGAGGTCTCGCAGTCTTGTTCGGGAACATAGCCCTCGACGGCTGCGTTGTCAAGACTGCAGGAGTCGATGAATCCTCGCTCAAGTTTTCCGGCACCGCGAAAGTCTTCGACTCCCAGGAAGAAGCCTGCGACGGCATTCTCGGCGGCAAAGTCCAGGCCGGCGACGTCGTTGTGATAACATACGAAGGCCCTAAGGGCGGCCCCGGGATGCAGGAAATGCTTTACCCGACCTCATACATCAAATCGAGACATCTCGGAAAGGCCTGCGCCCTTATCACTGACGGCCGTTTCAGCGGAGGAACCTCCGGACTGAGCATCGGCCATATCTCCCCTGAGGCTGCAGCCGGCGGCAATATCGGGCTCGTGCGCGACGGGGACATCATCGACATCGACATCCCGGCACGAAGCATCAGCGTCCGTCTAGACGACAGGCAGCTGGAGGCCCGCAGGGCTGAGGAGATGGCACGCGGCGACAAGGCTTTCACTCCACCGAGAAGGCAGAGAATCGTATCCAAGAGCCTCAAGGCCTACGCCGCGGCAGTAAGTTCCGCCGACAAAGGAGCAGTCAGAATAATCAAAGGATAAAACTTCGTCAGATATGAACAAAACTATTACAGGATCAGAAGCAATGTGGCTTTCCCTCATAGCGGAAGGTGTCGACACTGTTTTCGGATATCCGGGCGGCCAGATCATACCCGTATATGACAAGCTCTGCGATTTCGAAGACCGTATAAGGCATATCCTTGTCCGCCACGAACAGGGAGCCATCCATGCAGCCCAGGGTTACGCACGAAGCACCGGCGAGCCGGGTGTCGTCATCGTCACCTCCGGCCCGGGAGCTACTAACGTCATCACAGGAGTCGTCGACGCAATGACCGACTCTACCCCTCTGGTTGTAATAACAGGCCAGGTTCCGTCCGCAGCCCTCGGCACAGACGCTTTCCAGGAGGCTGACGTGACCGGTCTTACAGGCCCTATCACGAAGTGGAATTACCAGATCCGCCGTCCCGAGGAAATAGCGTGGGCTATCTCCAGGGCATTCTATATCGCACGCACGGGCCGTCCGGGACCTGTTGTCCTCGACTTTACAAAAGATGCCCAGAACGGCTGCACGGAATTCAGCTACGAGAAGTGTAAATTCATCCGTAGCTACATCCCTAATCCGAAACCGTCAGAACAGGCTATCGAGAAAGCTGTCGCCCTTATTGACAGCGCCGAGAAGCCTTTTGTTGTTTTCGGACAGGGAGTAACCATAAGCGGAGCCGAAAAGGAGCTTCAGGCCTTCCTCGAGAAAGCCGACGCCCCTGCCGGAGCTACGATGCTCGGCCTCAGCGCCCTGCCTTCGGACTTCCCTCTCTACCAGGGAATGATCGGAATGCACGGCAATGTCGCCCCGAATATCAAGACAAACGAATGTGACGTCCTCGTGGCAGTCGGAATGCGTTTCGACGACCGCGTGACCGGCACGGTCAGCACCTACGCCAGACAGGCGAAGGTCATCCATATAGACATAGACAACGCCGAACTCGGAAAGATAATCACCCCGGAAGTGGCTATCTGCGGAGATGCGAAGAAAGTTCTTTCGATTCTCACGGAAAAGATAAAGAAAGGCAGCCACAGGGCTTGGGTCAAGAGTTTTGACGAGTGCAACAAGGTTGAACGCAAGAAAGTCATTGACCCTGAGATCAACTCCGGAGAGGGAGCGATAAAGATGGGAGAAGTTGTCGACATGGTCGCAGAATTATCAGGCAACAAGGCCGTAGTCGTAACTGACGTCGGCCAGAACCAGCTAACCGCAGCCCGCTATTCCCGCTTCAGCAAGGGCCGCAGCTTCATCTCCTCCGGAGGTCTCGGGACAATGGGCTTCGGACTTCCGGCCGCTATCGGCGCCAAGATCGCGACACCTAAGAAGCAGGTTTGTCTCTTCGTCGGCGACGGCGGAATCCAGATGACCATCCAGGAACTCGGAACGATCATGCAGGAGCAGGTTGGCGTAAAGATAGTCCTCCTCAACAACAACTGGCTCGGCAATGTCCGCCAGTGGCAGGAGATGTTCTTCGACCGCAGATACTCGCAGACAAGGATGATCAACCCTGACTACAGGCTCATCGCTGAAGCCTACGGAATACGCTACCGCGCCGTCGAGGAAAGAAAAGACCTCAAGGACGCTGTCAGGGAGATGCTTTCCGATGATGTTCCTTATCTGCTCGACGTACATGTGCTCGAAAGCAGCAACGTAATGCCGATGATACCTCCGGGAAAGGGTATCGACCAGATAATGTTGAACGAGAAAGAATGGTATCAAAAATAATGGGGCTATGGAAGAGATAAAGAACTACACGGTAATCATTTATACCGAGAATCAGATTGGTCTGCTCTCGCAGATTTCCAACATCTTTACAAGACGCAGCCTCAGTATCTGGAGTCTTTCGGCGGGTCCTTCCTCGATAGAAGGAATCCACAACATTACGATTACCACGGACGCCACGGAGAAGAGAATCCGCGAGGCCGTGCGCCAGATAGAGAAGAGAGTAGATGTAATAAAGGCCTTCTTCTATGTCGAGGATCAGCTTGTATACCGCGAACTCGCGATGTATAAGGTGACTACCGGCAAACTGCTGGAATCCGGAGTCCTGGAATCCCTGCTGTCGAAGTACAACGCCAGGATCGTGGAGATGAACAAGACCTTCACCGTCATCCAGAAGACCGGATACACGGAAGAGACAAAAGCCCTCCACGACGAACTCAAGGATATCGGAGTCCTGCAGTTCGTACGTTCCGGACGTATCGCGATTTCGCGAACGATGCAGGAGCCGGTATTCAAATTCCTGCAGAAGAGAGAAAGAGAAAAAGAAAAAATCAATAAATCATAAGAATTATGGCAAAAATCAATTTTGGCGGAGTTGACGAGAACGTAGTCACTCGCGAAGAATTCACACTCGAACACGCACGCGAAGTCCTCAAGGACGAGGTTATCGCAGTCATCGGTTATGGCGTCCAGGGTCCTGGCCAGGCCATGAACCTGCGCGACAATGGTTTCAACGTAATCGTCGGCCAGCGTAAAGGCAAGACCTACGACAAGGCTGTCGCTGACGGCTGGGTTCCGGGTGAGACCTTGTTCGAGATTGAAGAAGCATGCGAGCGCGGTACAATTATCCAGTATCTCGTTTCAGACGCTGCCCAGATAGCAGTATGGCCTACCGTCAAGAAGCATCTTACCGCAGGCAAGGCTCTATACTTCTCCCACGGCTTCGGAATCACCTACAACGACCGCACCGGCATCGTTCCACCGAAGGATGTCGATGTAATCATGGTCGCCCCTAAGGGCTCAGGTACATCCCTCCGCCGCCTCTTCCTCCAGGGCAAGGGTGTCAACTCTTCATTTGCAGTATATCAGGACGCTACAGGCCGCGCACTCGAGCGCACTCTCGCCCTCGGTATCGGCGTCGGCTCAGGCTACCTCTTCGAGACCGACTTCAAGCG
Coding sequences within it:
- a CDS encoding Carbon-nitrogen hydrolase — encoded protein: MKLTLIQADQVWKDPAANRDRVRQLVMSQEDTDLIILPEMFATGFVTEPEGVAESDDSESLKLMKELAAARNCAIAGSLAIREQASGAYRNRFYFVKPDGSVRYYDKHHLFTHSGEHLRYSPGEERVVVEYKGVRILLQVCYDLRFPVFARNKAVGAGADYDLIIYVASWPEQRIAAWDALLKARAIENQCYVAGVNRVGEDPGNKYSGHSTFIDPYGKILSICKENEVDSKTCEIDLPLLVSFRNTFPVLQDADLH
- a CDS encoding acetolactate synthase, small subunit encodes the protein MEEIKNYTVIIYTENQIGLLSQISNIFTRRSLSIWSLSAGPSSIEGIHNITITTDATEKRIREAVRQIEKRVDVIKAFFYVEDQLVYRELAMYKVTTGKLLESGVLESLLSKYNARIVEMNKTFTVIQKTGYTEETKALHDELKDIGVLQFVRSGRIAISRTMQEPVFKFLQKREREKEKINKS
- a CDS encoding transcriptional regulator, with the translated sequence MPIIVNIDVMLARRKMHSGELAEKIGISAANLSILKTGKAKAIRFSTLESICNALDCQPGDILEYASDS
- a CDS encoding dihydroxyacid dehydratase; this translates as MKHPFRSSVTFDGRRMAGARALWIAAGMKKEQVGKPVIAVVNSFTQFVPGHTHLHEVGQLVKEEIAKLGCYAAEFNTIAVDDGIAMGHDGMLYSLPSRDIIADSVEYMVNAHKADAMVCISNCDKITPGMLMAAMRLNIPTVFVSGGPMEAGVRGPERLDLIDAMVKSADTSLSDEEVAEIEACACPGCGCCSGMFTANSMNCLTEAIGLSLPGNGTVVATHANRKELFRKAARLIVENAYKYYRDGDESVLPRSIASRQAFLNAMCLDIAMGGSTNTVLHLLAVADEAGADFKMGDIDMLSRKVPCLCKVAPNTNKFHVQDVNRAGGVLAIMNELAKGGLVDTSLRRVDGLSLAEAIDSYCVLSSNQTDEAKKIYLSGPGNKFSTSMGSQESYYDSFDTDRATGCIRDLSHAYSKDGGLAVLFGNIALDGCVVKTAGVDESSLKFSGTAKVFDSQEEACDGILGGKVQAGDVVVITYEGPKGGPGMQEMLYPTSYIKSRHLGKACALITDGRFSGGTSGLSIGHISPEAAAGGNIGLVRDGDIIDIDIPARSISVRLDDRQLEARRAEEMARGDKAFTPPRRQRIVSKSLKAYAAAVSSADKGAVRIIKG
- a CDS encoding ketol-acid reductoisomerase is translated as MAKINFGGVDENVVTREEFTLEHAREVLKDEVIAVIGYGVQGPGQAMNLRDNGFNVIVGQRKGKTYDKAVADGWVPGETLFEIEEACERGTIIQYLVSDAAQIAVWPTVKKHLTAGKALYFSHGFGITYNDRTGIVPPKDVDVIMVAPKGSGTSLRRLFLQGKGVNSSFAVYQDATGRALERTLALGIGVGSGYLFETDFKREVYSDLTGERGTLMGAIQGILLAQYETLREHGHTPSEAFNETVEELTQSLMPLFAEKGMDWMYANCSTTAQRGALDWMGPFHDATKPVFEKLYQSVASGNEAQISIDANSKPGYREGLEKELKALRDSELWRTGAAVRALRPGK
- a CDS encoding acetolactate synthase, large subunit, yielding MNKTITGSEAMWLSLIAEGVDTVFGYPGGQIIPVYDKLCDFEDRIRHILVRHEQGAIHAAQGYARSTGEPGVVIVTSGPGATNVITGVVDAMTDSTPLVVITGQVPSAALGTDAFQEADVTGLTGPITKWNYQIRRPEEIAWAISRAFYIARTGRPGPVVLDFTKDAQNGCTEFSYEKCKFIRSYIPNPKPSEQAIEKAVALIDSAEKPFVVFGQGVTISGAEKELQAFLEKADAPAGATMLGLSALPSDFPLYQGMIGMHGNVAPNIKTNECDVLVAVGMRFDDRVTGTVSTYARQAKVIHIDIDNAELGKIITPEVAICGDAKKVLSILTEKIKKGSHRAWVKSFDECNKVERKKVIDPEINSGEGAIKMGEVVDMVAELSGNKAVVVTDVGQNQLTAARYSRFSKGRSFISSGGLGTMGFGLPAAIGAKIATPKKQVCLFVGDGGIQMTIQELGTIMQEQVGVKIVLLNNNWLGNVRQWQEMFFDRRYSQTRMINPDYRLIAEAYGIRYRAVEERKDLKDAVREMLSDDVPYLLDVHVLESSNVMPMIPPGKGIDQIMLNEKEWYQK